From one Streptomyces sp. NBC_01478 genomic stretch:
- a CDS encoding aromatic ring-hydroxylating oxygenase subunit alpha — translation MSAVVEPQVDRRVPWFEGDVPAEKVPEKYRLSRAFVPKGRYLDPEFLKLELDKVFTRTWLLACRLEELPGVGCFVEYEIGGHSILIVREGKDSIRAYFNACRHRGTRLARGRGRVGSLICPFHGWRWNLDGSIRLVLDREEFVPRSDDDLGLVRVRAEQWGGFVFINMDPEAKPLLEYLDPIPRIFAPFQFENMRYRWHKSVLLPCNWKTALDGFLEAYHVAGTHPQLYRFDKSNTNIASMKELENRMWAPTTVYERHAHYSSVGPKKKDTAKDPANRGTGGVTDERLSVALSVQYIADDMRGLENERSWRAAEALKTAEVPEGMTAGQYYLRLYKELSLAEGYDWPEITPQQWAEAGTAWNVFPNTILLPNQGSVFGYRARPDGLDPDSCLFEIFSLDQVPVADYGKKRDFQPQFFEDFREADLGEIFTQDLMNAKEVTVGMHSPSFDGHRLSEEQEMTIYNHHRVADRFLWTD, via the coding sequence GTGTCTGCAGTGGTTGAGCCCCAAGTGGACCGTCGAGTCCCGTGGTTCGAGGGCGATGTGCCCGCCGAGAAGGTCCCGGAGAAGTACCGGCTTTCGCGTGCGTTCGTGCCCAAGGGCCGTTATCTGGACCCCGAGTTCCTCAAGCTGGAACTGGACAAGGTGTTCACGCGGACCTGGTTGCTGGCCTGCCGTCTGGAGGAACTGCCGGGTGTCGGGTGTTTCGTCGAGTACGAGATCGGCGGTCACTCGATCCTGATCGTGCGCGAGGGCAAGGACTCGATCCGCGCCTACTTCAACGCGTGCCGGCATCGCGGTACGCGGCTGGCCCGGGGCCGGGGCCGGGTCGGTTCGCTCATCTGCCCCTTCCACGGCTGGCGTTGGAACCTGGACGGCTCCATCAGGCTGGTGCTGGACCGTGAGGAGTTCGTGCCGCGCTCGGACGACGACCTGGGCCTGGTGCGGGTACGGGCGGAGCAGTGGGGCGGGTTCGTGTTCATCAACATGGACCCCGAGGCGAAACCACTCCTCGAATATCTCGACCCGATCCCGCGGATCTTCGCGCCGTTCCAGTTCGAGAACATGCGGTACCGGTGGCACAAGAGCGTGCTGCTGCCGTGCAACTGGAAGACCGCGCTGGACGGATTCCTAGAGGCGTATCACGTGGCGGGAACGCATCCGCAGCTCTACCGCTTCGACAAGTCGAACACCAACATCGCCTCGATGAAGGAACTCGAGAACCGGATGTGGGCACCGACGACCGTGTACGAGCGGCACGCGCACTATTCGAGTGTCGGCCCGAAGAAGAAGGACACCGCCAAGGACCCGGCCAACCGGGGCACGGGGGGCGTGACCGACGAGCGGCTCAGTGTCGCGCTGAGCGTGCAGTACATCGCCGACGACATGCGCGGTCTGGAGAACGAGCGGAGCTGGCGGGCCGCCGAGGCGCTGAAGACCGCCGAGGTGCCGGAGGGGATGACCGCCGGTCAGTACTACCTCCGGCTCTACAAGGAGTTGTCGCTCGCCGAGGGCTACGACTGGCCGGAGATCACGCCCCAGCAGTGGGCGGAGGCGGGTACGGCGTGGAACGTGTTCCCGAACACGATCCTGCTGCCCAACCAGGGTTCGGTGTTCGGCTACCGGGCGCGGCCCGACGGACTCGACCCGGACAGTTGCCTCTTCGAGATCTTCAGCCTGGACCAGGTGCCCGTCGCCGACTACGGCAAGAAGCGGGACTTCCAGCCCCAGTTCTTCGAGGACTTCCGTGAGGCCGACCTCGGCGAGATCTTCACGCAGGACCTGATGAACGCCAAGGAGGTGACCGTGGGCATGCACTCCCCCAGCTTCGACGGGCACCGGCTGAGCGAGGAGCAGGAGATGACCATCTACAACCATCACCGGGTGGCCGACCGGTTCCTCTGGACGGACTGA
- a CDS encoding cupin domain-containing protein, with protein sequence MTLTFGDLVEDADWVPMGLEQQGHPQYFWNDGGLLRDAPVDFAATFDGAMWVTTKPIDVARFNRNPLRVRPDFTVPRHHHNVDEMLFVFAGEYHIEHYESGEPQTVRVGPGDVFLSRAGTPYTMTAGPEGVTYIETWPKPVRELETYWHDVGWVRR encoded by the coding sequence GTGACTCTTACCTTCGGTGATCTGGTGGAAGACGCGGACTGGGTTCCCATGGGCCTGGAGCAGCAGGGCCATCCCCAGTACTTCTGGAACGACGGCGGCCTGCTGCGGGACGCGCCCGTGGACTTCGCGGCGACGTTCGACGGGGCGATGTGGGTGACCACGAAGCCGATCGACGTAGCCCGCTTCAACCGCAACCCGCTGCGCGTGCGGCCGGACTTCACGGTGCCCCGGCACCACCACAACGTCGACGAGATGCTCTTCGTCTTCGCCGGCGAGTACCACATCGAGCACTACGAGTCGGGCGAACCGCAGACCGTGCGGGTGGGGCCTGGGGACGTCTTCCTCAGCCGGGCCGGCACGCCGTACACGATGACGGCGGGACCCGAGGGGGTCACCTACATCGAGACCTGGCCCAAGCCGGTGCGGGAGCTGGAGACGTACTGGCACGACGTCGGCTGGGTCCGGCGGTAG
- a CDS encoding ABC transporter substrate-binding protein yields MIESVGRAISSPRSRASVALVSAAVLLAGCGSGGDGATTAADSTKVPAALASAFPGKKATGAPVRIGLITNEGGSAISQPETREAAQAAMKYANANLGGIAGRPIEFVICKTKEEPATARDCANRMVEQKVDAVVLTSSGLGDSMVPIVTQAGIPWTTAIAASNSEGTTANAFSWTGGFPTTMTSMAKYAQDKGYKKVAAFVIDAPAAVSGIEAIGKPVFAKAGIGLQIVTVAAGTPDASPQVSAALRKKPDAVAVVADPTVCTSVLQAMGTLGAGIARMTVQSCVSPEVVEAVGAGMDGVQVFSSFDVAGDDFEARLYRQVMKEYSPDTSATGYAAIGYQGVLALVRALHGLTGTVTPKTITAALHSAKDVVLPAGHGITFTCDSKAVPGLPAACSAKEVTGTVSDGKVGQIRVVDPSPLFAR; encoded by the coding sequence ATGATCGAGTCGGTCGGACGAGCCATCTCCTCACCCAGGTCACGCGCGTCGGTCGCGCTGGTGTCGGCCGCGGTCCTGCTCGCGGGATGCGGCAGCGGCGGTGACGGCGCCACCACCGCCGCGGACAGCACGAAAGTCCCGGCCGCGCTGGCGAGCGCCTTCCCCGGGAAGAAGGCCACCGGCGCACCGGTCAGGATCGGCCTCATCACCAACGAGGGCGGCTCCGCGATCAGTCAGCCCGAGACCAGGGAAGCCGCCCAGGCTGCCATGAAATACGCCAACGCCAACCTCGGCGGCATCGCGGGCAGGCCGATCGAGTTCGTGATCTGCAAGACCAAGGAGGAACCGGCGACGGCGCGGGACTGCGCGAACCGGATGGTCGAGCAGAAGGTCGACGCGGTGGTCCTGACCAGCAGTGGCCTCGGCGACTCCATGGTGCCGATCGTCACCCAGGCCGGCATCCCCTGGACCACCGCCATCGCGGCGAGCAACTCCGAGGGCACCACCGCCAACGCCTTCTCCTGGACGGGCGGTTTCCCGACGACCATGACGTCGATGGCCAAGTACGCGCAGGACAAGGGCTACAAGAAGGTCGCCGCGTTCGTGATCGACGCGCCGGCCGCGGTCAGCGGCATCGAGGCCATCGGCAAGCCGGTCTTCGCCAAGGCGGGAATCGGCCTGCAGATCGTGACGGTGGCCGCCGGCACACCGGACGCGTCCCCGCAGGTGAGCGCCGCGCTCCGGAAGAAGCCCGATGCCGTCGCCGTCGTGGCGGATCCGACGGTGTGCACCTCGGTGCTCCAGGCGATGGGCACGCTCGGCGCCGGCATCGCCCGGATGACCGTCCAGTCGTGCGTGTCCCCCGAGGTCGTCGAGGCCGTGGGCGCGGGCATGGACGGCGTGCAGGTCTTCAGCAGTTTCGACGTGGCCGGCGACGACTTCGAGGCCCGGCTCTACCGGCAGGTGATGAAGGAGTACAGCCCCGACACCTCGGCCACGGGATACGCGGCGATCGGCTACCAGGGCGTGCTCGCCCTGGTGCGCGCGCTGCACGGCCTGACGGGCACGGTCACCCCCAAGACGATCACCGCGGCGCTGCACTCGGCGAAGGACGTCGTCCTGCCCGCCGGTCACGGCATCACGTTCACCTGCGACTCCAAGGCGGTACCGGGGCTGCCCGCCGCCTGCTCGGCGAAGGAGGTCACCGGCACGGTGTCCGACGGCAAGGTGGGGCAGATCCGGGTCGTCGATCCCAGTCCGTTGTTCGCACGGTAG
- a CDS encoding branched-chain amino acid ABC transporter permease/ATP-binding protein codes for MSQYVVFLLLGLGSGAVFGALALALVLTFRSSGVVNFATGAIALYSAYTYAFLRQGELLVPLPGVPKKVGLGGPLGLFPAVVISLVLTALLGIVLYGLVFRPLRTAPPVAKAVASIGVMLVIQAVLAAAVGTGAVSVKAILPNDPVSWGGSLIPGDRLWFAAVIVVLTVVLALLFRLTRFGLAARAAAESEKGALVSGLSPERIAVANWALSSAIAGLSGILIAPIVPLVPVSYTLFIVPALAAALVGNFTALVPAVGAGLVIGMLQSELQFLQGKWSWLPQTGLAQLVPLAVILAYLVVRGRPLPTRGSLIQQALGRAPRPDRVLVPAVVSTALGVVLLFATTGSIRAAVVTSLTLAVISLSLVVVTGFAGQISLAQLTLAGVGAFSLSRLSVEWGIPFPFAPLLAALAAMVIGVVIGLPALRIRGLPAAVVTVALAVALEAFWFRNTELNGGLGGSKVPSPHLFGIDLGIGAGEDYPRIPFALLCLVMLLLVGLGVAGLRRSRLGAAMLAVRANERSAAAAGIDVARTKIVAFAIGAFIAGLGGALLGYQQTVADAEMFTAIGGLGLFATAYLAGITSLSGGLVAGVMGAGGLLPVLLDRALSIGEWYDVIMGIGLVLTVITNPEGVVGPAHELTARLRRLRRPATVDETDTDGLTGAAPAVRPPVPEPGEVVLAVRGVGVRYGGVVAVDAVSFEVRSGEIVGVIGPNGAGKTTLLDAISGYNRSTGTVEFDGRTISSLKPHQRGRAGLGRTFQGIELYEDLSVEENVLVGEAAALHGGDHVGTMQGLELRNRLFETLHLTRFRAQPARELSQGRRQLVSIARALAGRPRMLLLDEPAAGLDSSESRWLGERLRAVRADGVTVLLIDHDMGLVLDVCDRIVVLDIGKVIADGTPAEIKADPRVATAYLGATHADTDQVRGEVVQ; via the coding sequence ATGAGCCAGTACGTCGTGTTTCTGTTGCTGGGGCTGGGAAGCGGTGCGGTGTTCGGCGCGCTCGCGCTGGCCCTGGTGCTCACCTTCCGCAGTTCCGGGGTGGTCAACTTCGCCACCGGGGCGATCGCGTTGTACAGCGCGTACACCTACGCGTTCCTGCGCCAGGGCGAGTTGCTGGTGCCGCTGCCGGGTGTGCCGAAGAAGGTCGGGCTCGGCGGCCCGCTCGGCCTCTTCCCGGCGGTGGTCATCTCCCTTGTCCTCACTGCCCTGTTGGGGATCGTGCTGTACGGGCTGGTCTTCCGGCCGCTGCGCACCGCGCCGCCGGTGGCGAAGGCCGTCGCCTCGATCGGGGTGATGCTGGTGATCCAGGCCGTGCTCGCCGCGGCGGTGGGCACGGGGGCGGTGTCGGTCAAGGCGATCCTGCCCAACGACCCGGTGTCCTGGGGCGGTTCGCTCATCCCCGGCGACCGATTGTGGTTCGCGGCGGTGATCGTCGTACTGACCGTCGTCCTGGCGCTGCTGTTCCGGCTGACCCGGTTCGGTCTCGCGGCCCGGGCCGCGGCGGAGTCGGAGAAGGGCGCGCTGGTCAGCGGTCTGTCGCCGGAGCGGATCGCGGTGGCGAACTGGGCGCTCAGCTCGGCCATCGCCGGGCTGTCCGGCATCCTGATCGCGCCGATCGTGCCGCTGGTCCCGGTCTCCTACACGCTGTTCATCGTGCCGGCCCTGGCGGCGGCGCTGGTCGGCAACTTCACGGCGCTGGTCCCGGCCGTGGGAGCGGGTCTGGTCATCGGGATGCTCCAGTCGGAACTCCAGTTCCTGCAAGGGAAATGGTCGTGGCTGCCGCAGACCGGGCTGGCCCAACTGGTGCCGCTGGCCGTCATCTTGGCCTACCTGGTGGTCCGCGGCCGGCCGCTGCCCACGCGCGGCTCGCTGATCCAGCAGGCCTTGGGCCGGGCACCTCGGCCCGACCGCGTCCTGGTCCCGGCCGTCGTGAGTACGGCCTTGGGTGTCGTCCTGCTCTTCGCGACCACCGGGAGCATCCGCGCGGCGGTGGTCACCTCGCTGACGCTGGCGGTGATCTCGCTGTCGCTGGTGGTCGTCACCGGGTTCGCCGGGCAGATCTCGCTGGCGCAACTGACCCTGGCCGGGGTCGGCGCGTTCAGCCTGAGCAGACTCAGCGTCGAATGGGGTATCCCCTTTCCGTTCGCCCCGTTGCTGGCGGCCTTGGCGGCGATGGTCATCGGCGTGGTGATCGGGCTGCCCGCGCTGCGGATCCGTGGCCTGCCGGCGGCGGTGGTCACGGTCGCGCTGGCGGTGGCGCTGGAAGCGTTCTGGTTCCGCAACACCGAGCTGAACGGCGGCCTGGGCGGCTCGAAGGTGCCCTCGCCGCACCTGTTCGGGATCGACCTGGGCATCGGGGCGGGCGAGGACTATCCGCGTATCCCGTTCGCGCTGCTCTGCCTCGTGATGCTGCTGCTGGTCGGCCTGGGCGTGGCAGGGCTGCGCCGCAGTCGGCTCGGCGCCGCGATGCTCGCCGTGCGTGCCAACGAACGGTCGGCCGCGGCGGCGGGCATCGACGTCGCCCGCACGAAGATCGTCGCGTTCGCGATCGGGGCGTTCATCGCCGGGCTCGGGGGCGCCCTGCTGGGCTATCAACAGACCGTCGCCGACGCCGAGATGTTCACGGCGATCGGCGGCCTCGGCCTGTTCGCGACCGCCTACCTGGCCGGCATCACCTCCCTGTCGGGCGGCCTCGTCGCCGGGGTGATGGGAGCCGGCGGTCTGCTGCCCGTCCTCCTGGACCGGGCCCTGTCCATCGGCGAGTGGTACGACGTGATCATGGGCATCGGTCTGGTCCTCACCGTGATCACGAACCCCGAGGGCGTCGTCGGCCCGGCCCACGAACTGACGGCCCGGCTACGGCGGTTGCGCCGCCCCGCCACCGTCGACGAGACGGACACCGATGGCCTCACCGGTGCGGCACCGGCCGTCCGGCCCCCGGTCCCCGAGCCGGGCGAGGTGGTCCTCGCGGTGCGCGGGGTCGGGGTGCGCTACGGCGGTGTGGTGGCCGTCGACGCGGTCTCCTTCGAGGTGCGCTCCGGCGAGATCGTGGGCGTGATCGGCCCCAACGGCGCCGGGAAGACCACCCTCCTCGACGCGATCAGCGGCTACAACCGCAGTACGGGAACAGTCGAGTTCGACGGCCGGACGATCTCCTCGCTGAAGCCGCACCAGCGCGGGAGGGCGGGCCTCGGACGCACCTTCCAGGGCATCGAGCTCTACGAGGACCTCAGCGTCGAGGAGAACGTGCTGGTCGGCGAGGCGGCGGCCCTGCACGGCGGCGACCATGTCGGCACCATGCAGGGCCTTGAGCTGCGGAACCGGCTGTTCGAGACGCTGCACCTGACCCGGTTCCGGGCCCAGCCGGCACGTGAACTCTCCCAGGGCAGGCGGCAGTTGGTGTCCATCGCGCGCGCCCTGGCCGGCCGCCCCCGGATGCTGCTGCTCGACGAACCGGCGGCCGGCCTGGACAGCTCCGAGAGCCGGTGGCTCGGTGAACGGCTGCGCGCCGTACGGGCCGACGGCGTGACGGTCCTGCTCATCGACCACGACATGGGGCTGGTGCTCGACGTGTGCGACCGGATCGTCGTCCTGGACATCGGAAAGGTCATCGCGGACGGAACTCCCGCCGAGATCAAGGCAGATCCACGGGTCGCCACCGCCTACCTCGGTGCGACGCACGCCGATACGGACCAGGTGCGAGGGGAGGTCGTCCAGTGA
- a CDS encoding ABC transporter ATP-binding protein has protein sequence MTGQEPLTCEGVDAGYTKGRPVVRGFDLKLPPGEVTALLGPNGAGKTTLLMTLAGLLPRLGGSVALDGRPIRGGRAREAARRGLVLVPDDRSLFTQLTVRDNLTLARRRRGSSVDQVLDFFPALGKRLKVAAGMLSGGEQQMLALGRAMIQDPRVLLVDELSMGLAPVIVEELLPVVRRIAEDTGAAVVLVEQHVRLALDVADRAVVLVHGETVLSDSAARLTADPGLLERAYLGEQAPEPVP, from the coding sequence GTGACCGGACAGGAACCACTGACGTGCGAGGGCGTGGACGCGGGCTACACCAAGGGACGGCCGGTGGTGCGCGGCTTCGACCTGAAGCTGCCGCCCGGCGAGGTCACGGCCCTGCTGGGGCCCAACGGGGCAGGAAAGACAACCCTGTTGATGACCCTCGCGGGCCTGCTGCCACGCCTGGGCGGGTCGGTCGCCCTGGACGGCCGACCGATCCGTGGCGGGCGGGCGCGTGAGGCCGCCCGGCGCGGACTGGTCCTCGTGCCCGACGACCGGTCCCTGTTCACCCAGCTCACCGTGCGGGACAACCTGACCCTGGCACGGCGGCGCCGGGGCAGCAGCGTGGACCAGGTGCTCGACTTCTTCCCCGCACTGGGAAAGCGGCTGAAGGTCGCGGCCGGGATGCTCTCCGGCGGTGAGCAGCAGATGCTGGCCCTGGGCCGGGCCATGATCCAGGATCCTCGAGTGCTGCTCGTCGACGAGTTGAGCATGGGGCTGGCGCCGGTGATCGTCGAGGAGTTGCTGCCGGTCGTCCGGCGGATCGCCGAAGACACCGGCGCGGCGGTCGTGCTGGTCGAGCAGCACGTCCGGCTGGCGCTCGACGTGGCGGACCGGGCGGTGGTCCTGGTGCACGGTGAGACGGTGTTGAGCGACTCCGCCGCCCGGCTCACGGCGGATCCCGGTCTGCTGGAGCGCGCCTATCTCGGCGAGCAGGCACCGGAACCCGTCCCGTGA